The genomic stretch ATGTACTAATTGCTTTAAATTATCTTTTCAACTGAACCTTGTCTTCTCACAAGTAGAAAATGTCAAAGCGAACTATTGAAATATATCTCAAAGAACTTCCTGGTCACTAAAATATAGTAATATACTCAGATAATTGATTTAAGTGTGATTTCAAAATGTTTGGCTATAATTTACTGGTGAACCTACTTTAAGTCTCGGAAAACTGTGGTCAAAACCGAATTGTATTCATATCGTTGCATATTTTATATGTGGTGTTTGTCAACTAAaactattataaaacaatatgcTGGTACATATTTGACAGAAAAACACAGCAAAGTACTAATttcaaaaaaaatccaactatTTTTCAATACTAGGTAAAACCCTCTTTAGTTTGGCCTGTaacgaaaatgtaaaaaaaaatatttaggcagGCAGTCACACCGCTGACGATTAGCTAGAACCATTTTTTTAAGAGCGaggatatttaataataatagaaaATAATCAATTGCTATTCACTTTTTCGTTTGCGATGAGACAGGCACATCTTATCAGAAGTCTGGTCACAAACTTATCTGTGCTTTTCTGTCAAAGAAagatatataaaaaaagaaaatgtatACATCCCTAATTTAATGTCCTACAtcgtgtaaaataaataaaataatattgtcCTATGGCCTCCAGGTCAAATTATTGCACAATATAGTATTCTACATATAGACAGAAAGCTAGATAATATAGTGCAATAATTTGACCGCGGGGCATGTCACATCTGTTAGGATTGGTCAATTAAATTTGATTTAAGCCATATATTCACTGAGAAATATTTAACTTCAAGGAAttcatattgatttattttaagaaTATGCGGAGCAGTGTAATGCTGGAAACGCTTATGAGTCGCTgacccaatattacagggttctatgttacatttttaagatagttgaaattcgaattAATGTAACTAGGTATtatatgacaatgttcaaatttcagttcgataaaagtgaaacatagaaccctgtaatattgggccagcgaatgTTATGGTCTTATAGCGTATGCTATCAATGTAACCTTCATGCTATCAAATAAGATCTATATTGGCTTGCTTGCGCCTATGATATTGGCGTGTGtgacataaaaaatagaaatgtttCTCAGTGAATAAATAGCTTTAGAATAAGTGTTGATGTCTCAAATATGTAACCGTGAGTCATTtggaattttatttaaagagttcTACCGGTGGATGAAATCTGTAAATGTGAAATATGGCGGATTTGATGAATTTTAAGTGCTGAATTCGTAAATTCATTTCGGCACCAAAGACTGGTGACTGAAAGTTGATTCTggtttttgtagtttttttagATATTCTCAATGGAATTTTCATACTCATACTTTTATTTCTATTATGGctaacattgtcaaactccatGATTTCAACTAAGATTTATAACTTTTAGATATGGGTTATTCCACGAAAATGTAACACGAGTCACTATTTCATTGCGTGTTTTATTATTTCAAGATCGCTTAAATTTTACATCCTAAATAAAAGGAACACGGGTTAGCAACTAGCAAAGATTCTTTTATAGATGGCGGATACACTATTCGTAGGATTTACAAGTAAAACTGATGCCATCTATAAAATACTTCGTCCGGCCAACCCTATAAGGCTAAAACTATGAGCTCTTAGATAGATTTCATAGCATCACAATTTTCAGTGTTTGAACGCCAGTGTCAGCTTTCAGTGGCGGTCGTTAGGCTAGGCACACATTCCTGTCGAAATTGTACGAGGGCGATAACATGTGTATTGAATAAAACAACCTGCttaatttattgaaataaaaacgTTAAACATGTTCCTTGTTGTTTACTTTGCTTTTGAACCTGAATAACACTCAGGATTGTTAAGAATTTCTGCTTTgccctatagtctgtatctttaggtaggtattaaaaaaagaGTCAAACAAAACCTACCCTTAAATGGCTACTTAggccagttgagggtaggtaaaaacattacatgatcaaatagtGGGTAGTAaggtcaggtcgttcagtgacagatccaggtgttttttttgtatttggttggttaatcaataaatgttataatataactaccaaactacccgaaaatgtacaaattatttgtttacttttatttaagtacctaaagatacagacataAACATGGTAAAGAATgacacaccttataaaacagtcccccgccgcgtctgtcttgTCTACATGtgcgcgataaactcaaaaactactgaacggattttcatgcggcttTCACCTCAATAGACTGatacttgaggaaggtttagatgtGTAATTTGTAAAGGTTTTGTGCATAATGGTTGGAAATTGGGAATAAAAATCGAAGCGAAGCCGGGGCTGGTCGCTAGACAGGTCCATTTAGCAAAGCTGATAAGAATGGATTAAGTTTCCTTACACGGTCATATGTAATTTGTTTCAACTTAGGTGAAGGTGCCTGTTTATTCTgtgatcacagaataaataatagtactaggtacagaagactcactctctaacaaaacgcgtctgtcacgatcagcacagatatggccgctaggtggcgacagcgcccgcgcggcttatggcaaactccaaaattggggtcgaacggatgtacttttagctacctgtagcaaagcgacgaaatcgtcgagtgagccacgcctgctgtgatgtaaaaggataaaataaaacCAATATATTTGTAGAATAATTTACTTTGAAGTCTTACGCTAAACTATTTACAAGTAATGATTTTGTtcacaaaaaataacaatagaAAAGGGTAAAAAAATACATCGTGGAAAGTAATCACTAATTCATTATACTGGCTAATTAAACACGCTCACTGGGTCTAAAGACGcgatataaaatatgtaattaggAATATTATACTAATTGCCACAACCGCAGCAAACTAAggcttattatataataaaccGTTTACCTATACTGTTACAGTATGTGCAGTTTTAGGTTTTTAAATTGTACGTACACTACGTCTAAAATTTAACACAACCAATTTTGGTTACCagttattttgaattttgtttCAATACcacccacctgattttgaattTTGTTTCAATACcacccacctgattttgaattttgtttcaaagtgatagggttcagTTTTGCATAGGTAATTTTTGACATTCTTATGCCGTATAAAGGGTTAAGTCGAATATACATATATTCGATTTTGACATTTTTTCACAGCCTTATACATACAAGAGAGTCCTAATATTCTACAATCTATGTTGTtgcattaatttattttatgaaaataccATTTTAATTGACAGAGTTATTATTTAGaaaaagtcttagtaatatgctACCAAATAAGTACGTTACAAGGAATAGTTTTAAGTCagtgggccgatttttgaatttcgagcgttCGATTTCGACACTAGAAAGtcggtggaaaacagcgaaaACGTGCacagaaattgggaatcgagtggcaCTGaacactcgttttcaattctattagtagaatttaaatgccgggtactggagatattattgaacgaaatcgCGCGGCCGagattaaaaaatcggccctaGATCATGCTACTACAATAAATGCAGTAAATAATAGTTTCAGCCGTTAGTTAAAAACGAAATAAGTTATGTACAAAtattaggggctattcataaattacgtcatttcaaattaggggggggggggtctggacaccggatgatggtagcatgacatAGGAGGAAACAGGGTCCAACAGCCGCTTATCTGGCCAACGaaagtaaactttattgcaaacAACATAAGGTCCATTGATGTTAAGTATTGCTATTCTCTTTTGGAAAATCATTTATTCACTTTATAAATACAATCATGTTATTTATGTTACAATACCGAAAAAAATgtgttaggtattttaatttatcaaaatacTAGGCCGCCATTCAACCATTCTGAATATACAATCAAaggcatagaggtacaataatatagagaagacatgggggaggggccaaatgaccgaacgagatacacttatagaactttcagtaggcgtagcagagaaagcggtactattgcttgtccttgtcacagtctcactttttgtttgttccccacctttttgttagtatgggctatggtgggcaacaaataacccgaccgaattacgtagattgtttttggtatattgtcaggaatgttaaaacgtgtttttaatattgtcgcattgcgtatgttttgtccctcacggaggcacgcgcacaccacttctataggatgctacttctatgatCAAAGGCAATGAAATAAGTTTATTCTATGACCCGTTTCCTTGAGTATATTGTTTgcaatacatatttaattcagtTTTATGGTCAGATCAAagtaattattaaaaagtaCCGTTTTCAGAACACTAATGTTTATacacacttttgcaccttaggtacagtcggcgtcaaagatatgtttacaattttgcaccttatgcctttgtaataaggcgaaaaatgtaaacatatctttgacgtcgactgtactccTTTGTCATAACGTGAAAAATGAAAACATATCATTAACGTCTACTGTACCTACGTGTTTATAAGACCTGATACCTTCAATTTCGGAATTTGccactttttatttatatttacatcatagtaaagataaaaataaataaaatgtattacaatGTATACAATTATAAAGCAACATAAATTAAAATTCGATTTCATttacaacaataaataaaaattaggtAACTTAATTGTAGTATAATGAAGTCCATGTacttatatacatttttatgttaatTGGAATTAAAATTGTTCCAAAAAACAATGAACTACGAGTAAAATAAAttctaaatacctaatataatttCTTTATGAAGGGTAAAATTAcattgcaataatatgttacacaatggaggccgcaaaaatatctgacacgaactTATTtctagagccataagagcgtgtcacatatttttgcggccttcaaagagtaacatattattgctggtgactgagTGACTGTATATTGTAATGCACATAAGGCATTGTAAGGGCCTTAAGCAGaagataactttttttaaatcataaataaCCCACTGCCACAGTGCCAGATacacaattttataaaaatacaaccaATTCATATTTCCAACACGATCATAATATATAACACATTAGTTTTTGTCAAAATAGTAAGTTAAGTAACGAGTGGGAAACTAGCGTTGACCGAAAATATAAATGTTTATTGGAGGTTTCGGTTCAATTTGACTGACCCAAAAAAGGAAATAATatatctaatggctcctctacacgatgggccaacgccggccactccaagggacgcatttatgcgttagagggagcaagtgatattgctatctcactctaccgcatggctgcgtcccttggagtggccggcgttagcccatcgtgtagaggagccataataagtCTCATAAAATATTAGGTCAAAAACATCTAGTATCCCTAACCAATCTACAAACCCTTTGGCACTCAAGGCGCTACAACTGGCAACTTACTCAAATAATACTCATGATCGTACCTCGTCACTAAAACCCCGTCCGTCACTTTCACCTCATTAGGTGAATAGTCGATGGCGTCGCCTTTGGTGGTGGTCATCTTGCCGTCAACGGATTTAATAATGGCGTCGCCGGCGCAGAGATCCCATTTCTTGATGACGGAGGTGTGGAGATACATGTCGTAGGTGCCTGTGGggcaaagtaaaataaaatacactaGTCAATTTTTCTGATTCAATTAgtcaatctgattaaattgcccgatcgaatcaggacgtgcggacgcaaccGCTAATTTGGCTCGcagaattcaaccgccgataatgaccgatattatctataaaatgaaatgaggtgcggacgccagaataccaatttgtgacgccagtattttggTTCTggggtatttttttaaatttagaggtttctaatatcaccataaatcgaaaattggagattgacgccaatttaatttctgatgaaatcggtcgatttgatcatgcCGTCTAGATACCGCTTAATAGGTAAACACtaaccctcttattcataaacgcgctacaaacctcaattagctaataatcgtttgtctttgtctgtcattttgacttatgtatttgtaagaaaaggataaaacataatttaactaaatcaggcctgtaaagttttatgaataagggggttacatTATGACCGATTTTTGTGGAGATATCTGGGGTTCCGTACGAAAAGGGTaaaaaccctattactaagactccactgcccgtctgtccgtctgtctgtctgtcaccaggctatctcatgaaccgtgatagctagacagtgaaattttcacagatgatgtactactgttgctgctataacaacaaatgcttACGGAATCctcagtgggcgagtccgactcgcacgtcGAATGTGCGTGCCAAAATTAATCAAAATCATTTTATAATATCAGTAAGAGCCTTACCATTGACAACAGTCATGACTTTGTACCCGGCACCGGCTGCCGGTATGACAGTGGTTTTATCGCCAAAAGCCTCCTTCGCCGTCTCCGTCACTTTGCCCGGGTGCGAGCGAGACACCACCACTGTGGGTTGGTTCTTGTTTTCTTCTttctgaaataaaaatgttaaaagtCATAAATAATGTCACATCTTCTTGCAAACTAGTTGGACTTTATGTCAATGTGGTAGGGTTCAATTTTGTGATAAAAGTGTCAATTTTAGCAAAGTAATAGTACCATctaagtctaagaaaaaatgtAATCTCCAAGTTTGACATCTAAAGTAAATGGTGCCATACATGGCGCCAATGTTGTATGGCAACTAGattgtcaaaattaaaaaaaatctgcaaGGCCACTTTCACAAGACATAGTCAATATcaatacaaaaatatcaaatcaaatatttttattgttaaacAGTACAATTTTTACATAAAAGAAATGTCTGGCGGAACCCAAACTAGGCTGAGCCTGTGTCATGGGGCCCTGGAGTGCAAAGCAAGTTTTACAATAAGATTATTATGCTAGATATACAACATCAAATTTCATTACCTACTGTAGGTTTATGACCGGTCTCCCAGTATTTATGCTGAGTCAGCTCCTATTCTCTCTGTCTAACTTATGACAATCAGAGTAGTCTGTCCTCTTTCCTAAGTTCAAGTAAGCCATCGGCGAAATttatcttagaaatcggacaggcTATACCACATCATATAATTAGCTATTATCAACATAatcaacacaacacaacaactggtctggcctagtgggtagtgaccttgcccgtgaagccgatggtcctgggttcgaatcccagtaatttatttgtgtgacgtCACAGATATTTGGTGTTGAATCATGGTTGTTTTCGTTGTCTGAATACCCACGACACAAGCtatcttgagcttactgtaggacttagtcaatctgtgtaagaatgtcctataaaaaaaaagtcaaattCTAAAAACCTCACATGAGTCACACTGGGTATATTGTCCGATGTCCGCTTGGTGTACCATCCCCAGTACGTCCGCGGTGTAAATGGGTAGTGGATGACTCCAATAACTGGCACTCCTTTGATGGCCACACACATCATGGTGGTCACATACTGGTACAGACCctctgtaaaataaaatttagctATATACAAATAGCAACACTCCCATTTGTACATCGGAGGACCTTATTagaaaaggcataaggtctaccgatgtacagtttacagtgttggcgatggtactactcagaaataaaatattgcagatcatGAATAAATGTTATGTATACACAATGAGGGTAGGTTTTGACATTTACAAAGAGCGGCAGTTATGAAAAAGCACTATCAACACGAACCTGGACAAGTGCAGGGTTAGTTCTCTGGGTTTTAGCTTGATATTGACTACGCTCATAGCATTTGGCAGGTGCTGGCACTACGctttaaaaaaatttttataaAGAGAGCAAGTAAGAGGTGTGACTAgagttgccaaccgtactatattatataggtactattgtactatattttggctctctgtactatatacttttggaaacatatatagtacgctaaaatactatatttccgattaaacatatattattacactcatgtttagtattttatctaaaagtacaatatttttttgaaatataatatattttagatgccttattctggaaaatactatattccaccaaaaaaaagttggcaaccctaggtgTGACAGAagaaaaacttgtttttaaatGATTCAGCAAGAGACCTGACGATTCTAAATTCCACTTTTGAACATTAAAATGTTAAATCATGATTTCTTATAAGGCTAACTAAATCAAAATGTAAAACTTATTGTACCTGTGTACTCCTGCGTGGCATCCAACGGATCGATCCAAACAGTCACATCCTTAATGTAAACAAGTTCATCAAACATGTAATCTATCACACCGTGCCCCGCCGGCGTACTCTCCAAGTCTATGGCCTCCTGGTCGCTGCAGCCAGCCGCTCCCGTATGCTCCTCCGACACTATAGACAACTTAGGAAATGTATTCTTCAAACTGTAATACATCGCGCAGTGCGAAGCGAAATCCGCGTCCGTCACAGGGTCGTTCGCGCCTTCCTGCGTCTTCCCTTTACTCTGAACGTTTATTTCGCCATTCTTTTGACTCACAACTCTCTTACCACCACGTTCTGCCGCAAAAATACCAGCTTTTAACAAATGTTTTAAATTCACTAAATCACTTTTGTCAGTCACAGTGGCACCGCCGGATCGCCAATAAAttattagaaataaaatgaaacCTAATATGAAACAAGCGAATTTATTAATTCTTAATGTACCACCGAAATTCATTGTGAAAGCTTTTAGTTTAATTCATTTGAatacaaattttgttatgataaTTTTGTATAGTGAGAGGTGAATTTCGCcagcatttgataaatttactGTTTATGACaattaaaaattgaaaatgaaaatgtcAAATCTTCAATGTCTATGATGATAAACTGTGCTTACACTACCGGACTTTCAGTAACaaaatgacagcgttttacacaaaaataaaacgctaattaaataacttaccctattcggaacctaatagagtctggctagccaaaaattgttgacagatatttcgttgttgtatcaccaattgtctatgatttgaaaaaaagctaaaagtcagttgtcgatttatgtcattcattcaaattgtttgcggtttttatggggtttattttaaataatattaataatttctatgctgagtgaggttcacaaactattatttaagctcgtaaataattacgacaatgtgcgaagtcgacgtgtagcgttgtataatgaaaaagtgcaatgtttacaacttctaaccaaatgtaaacaaaatacgaggttggtgctctataaatattttgatactttaagtactagttctaacatttgccgattactttgattaagtacgtgaatttattaatgcctgaatctcataaataggacaagtgtataaagaaacggataaattaaaagttctgaaaaatatctataaaatctaaatattggaacgtaaacatgtgtgtttgtcgttgactgtactttaaatagtggtagaaattatgtgagctgactttgagtgcacttaaacgtttatttagcttatttccttaggtaccttatttgtgcacagaatatcaaagatattgtctagtatcaaaactataattcctactacacaaagtgtgaccagcccaagattttttgaatttcccgccaataatttaggtaaaatttcagtagccagactctaataatattgagagtggcaacactgttgtcggtcgtattgtccttttctagcatatacgtccctctctctcccacactcccaccacagcagtttgctttttggcggttgtcgcaaaaacaaatttccaactcattgtctcaaaattatacatatttacaccaggcaggattaaaactttaggttccgaatagggtaagttatttaattagcgttttatttttgtgtaaaacgctgtcattaaacaactgtaccgctattcggaacctaataataatattgagacgtgtttgttatcgcctggtggtgggaagacgccaagccaatgtgattatacatgtacttattaactatgtatatgtaatattattatattatgagtgtttaattaattatgcagtacaccctttattttaacacctgtgaggagagaggtatttagtaaagcatacaatttgatattccattatattatgatactaacttaacattttatatacgtacttaatgtacttataaatgttcaaaaagaataagtgagtcaccacaagggtgctatacttaattacttaaatgtatgtgaaaactaggtaaaagaagatgtgataagtcagtctactcttcaaggagcatacacatctgttataaggagtaatgtaattcaagtatgaaaagataaaaataataaagtactagagtagtttttatttataagtcgcaattattatcaaatttgataataattattattaattctttatttcagataaattttatccataaagtaagtaattatcttaaagtaagcagttgcaggaatataacaaggacaggacatttcttatttccagaatccctcgggattaagtagacgaatattttaattattcgttatatatcactatcaccacaaacagagttaataaaattaggtacttattgaaatgtcatagggaatcactaaatttatttaatgactgtaagccatatacttggttataggttatagttatagctataaaatgcatttaacccttttaaacgctttactaacgagaacgcaagtcagtgtacataaataaaccttgcttaaaagtgtgaaggttactatgagagcttaagccacaacactcatgtgttcactgcgctgtggcactagttatgacgctttgtggtgtttttgtgtagaattgctacagaactttatcaataatatttgcagagtcattctaattaaattcatgtttagctatcataaccttaattttactcaaaaatttgtatatatgtagtaagagtagtttcttagtggtttactttatctggtgcctactggtagacataagcctttattgg from Cydia fagiglandana chromosome 11, ilCydFagi1.1, whole genome shotgun sequence encodes the following:
- the LOC134668478 gene encoding putative inositol monophosphatase 3, with the translated sequence MNFGGTLRINKFACFILGFILFLIIYWRSGGATVTDKSDLVNLKHLLKAGIFAAERGGKRVVSQKNGEINVQSKGKTQEGANDPVTDADFASHCAMYYSLKNTFPKLSIVSEEHTGAAGCSDQEAIDLESTPAGHGVIDYMFDELVYIKDVTVWIDPLDATQEYTEGLYQYVTTMMCVAIKGVPVIGVIHYPFTPRTYWGWYTKRTSDNIPSVTHKEENKNQPTVVVSRSHPGKVTETAKEAFGDKTTVIPAAGAGYKVMTVVNGTYDMYLHTSVIKKWDLCAGDAIIKSVDGKMTTTKGDAIDYSPNEVKVTDGVLVTRYDHEYYLSKLPVVAP